A single region of the Austwickia chelonae genome encodes:
- a CDS encoding glycosyltransferase family 2 protein — protein sequence MNETSAPVRCATGQEIRVVVAVPTYRRNDHLTELLPLLVEQIRDLDEGTTGRVLIIDNDPDRGAAPVVEAAALPGVTYVSEPTPGIASARNRALAASADDDVLAFIDDDERPHPFWLALMVRTWLSTGAAAVAGRVLADYPDDLDPWVLTGGFFERRTWPTGTLVQAAPTSNLLVDLGVVRRMGLVFDVRTGMTGGEDTLFTRTLTAAGEQIVYCEEAAVVDQVPGSRANRRWVLTRAFSHGNSTGLLDTGFPGGSVSPVRRVQVGAGGLVRGVVGTARACAGFVCRRPEHQAKGLRLAARGLGIAVGASGRVFLEYARPLPDGTVRRMVPVSVLEKSVPESTDHAGGAA from the coding sequence ATGAATGAGACGTCTGCACCGGTTCGGTGCGCCACCGGTCAAGAGATCCGCGTGGTCGTGGCCGTGCCGACCTACCGGCGCAATGATCACCTGACCGAGCTGCTGCCGCTGCTGGTCGAACAGATCCGGGATCTCGACGAGGGAACGACCGGGCGGGTTCTGATCATCGACAACGACCCGGACCGGGGTGCTGCGCCCGTGGTGGAAGCGGCAGCTCTCCCCGGAGTCACCTATGTCTCCGAACCGACTCCAGGGATCGCCTCGGCACGCAACCGAGCGTTGGCAGCGAGCGCGGACGATGACGTGTTGGCATTCATCGACGACGACGAACGTCCGCATCCGTTCTGGCTGGCGTTGATGGTGCGGACTTGGCTGTCCACCGGGGCGGCTGCGGTGGCGGGCCGGGTGTTGGCCGATTATCCGGACGACCTGGATCCCTGGGTTCTGACCGGTGGTTTCTTCGAGCGTCGCACGTGGCCCACCGGGACGCTGGTGCAGGCTGCGCCGACGTCGAATCTGCTGGTGGATCTGGGAGTGGTTCGTCGGATGGGGCTGGTCTTCGACGTCCGTACGGGGATGACCGGTGGCGAGGACACCTTGTTCACCCGGACGTTGACCGCTGCAGGCGAACAGATCGTGTATTGCGAGGAAGCTGCGGTCGTCGACCAGGTGCCGGGGTCGCGGGCGAACCGTCGGTGGGTGTTGACTCGCGCGTTCAGCCACGGGAACTCGACCGGGCTCTTGGACACGGGTTTCCCGGGTGGTTCGGTTTCGCCGGTCCGTCGGGTGCAGGTGGGTGCAGGGGGCCTGGTTCGTGGCGTTGTCGGGACGGCTCGGGCTTGCGCAGGTTTCGTCTGCCGTCGCCCGGAGCATCAGGCCAAGGGTCTGCGTTTGGCCGCGAGGGGGTTGGGGATCGCCGTCGGGGCTTCAGGTCGAGTCTTCCTGGAGTATGCGCGTCCGCTGCCGGATGGCACGGTGCGCAGGATGGTGCCGGTGTCTGTTCTGGAGAAGTCCGTGCCTGAGAGCACGGATCATGCTGGGGGAGCCGCGTAG
- the galE gene encoding UDP-glucose 4-epimerase GalE has product MRVVVTGGCGYIGSHTVLHLVEAGHRVIVVDDFSNSSPLVVPRLEELAHCPITVHRFSVEDRERTMDLFADEQVDAVVHFAGFKAVGESSEQPIAYYRNNIGSTLSLVAAMDAHDVHRLVFSSSATVYGEGAAPPMAEDMPTGATNPYGWTKVMIEQILRDVAATDERWRIALLRYFNPVGAHPSGRIGEDPSGTPNNLLPFISQVAVGRREKLRVFGGDYPTPDGTGVRDYIHVDDLAVGHVAALDALERTEARVNTWNLGTGRGTSVLELLQAFERACGREIPYELVDRRVGDLAETYADPSRAQRDLGWQATRTIDDICESSWRWQSANPQGYQE; this is encoded by the coding sequence ATGCGCGTAGTGGTCACGGGTGGCTGCGGGTACATCGGATCGCACACGGTGCTGCACCTTGTCGAGGCGGGGCATCGGGTCATCGTCGTCGACGATTTTTCGAATTCATCGCCCTTGGTGGTGCCTCGACTCGAGGAGCTTGCGCACTGCCCGATCACCGTGCACCGGTTCAGCGTGGAGGACCGGGAGCGCACGATGGATCTTTTCGCGGACGAGCAGGTGGATGCTGTCGTCCACTTCGCCGGCTTCAAAGCGGTCGGTGAATCGTCTGAACAGCCGATTGCTTACTATCGGAACAATATTGGTAGCACCTTGTCGTTGGTGGCGGCGATGGATGCCCACGACGTACATCGGCTGGTCTTCTCCTCCTCGGCCACGGTCTACGGAGAGGGTGCGGCCCCTCCGATGGCCGAGGACATGCCCACCGGGGCGACCAATCCGTACGGGTGGACGAAGGTGATGATCGAGCAGATCCTCCGGGATGTCGCGGCCACTGACGAACGGTGGCGGATCGCTCTGCTGCGGTATTTCAACCCGGTCGGCGCGCACCCGTCGGGGCGGATCGGTGAAGACCCCTCGGGTACGCCGAACAACCTGCTCCCCTTCATCTCCCAGGTGGCGGTCGGACGCAGGGAGAAGTTACGTGTCTTCGGCGGGGACTATCCCACTCCGGACGGTACCGGTGTCCGTGACTACATCCATGTCGATGATCTGGCCGTGGGGCATGTGGCAGCCTTGGACGCCCTTGAGCGGACGGAGGCGCGGGTCAACACGTGGAATCTCGGCACTGGACGAGGTACCAGCGTGTTGGAGCTCCTGCAGGCCTTCGAACGGGCTTGTGGGCGTGAGATCCCCTACGAGCTGGTGGATCGACGTGTCGGTGACCTCGCGGAGACCTACGCCGACCCCAGCCGTGCGCAGCGTGATCTGGGCTGGCAGGCGACCCGCACCATCGACGACATCTGCGAGTCCTCCTGGCGTTGGCAGTCTGCTAACCCACAGGGCTATCAGGAGTGA
- a CDS encoding CoA transferase, giving the protein MKAALAQPTTAAPALHRHLSPVSGNIARAHIAPILGPRVWWVGPLDVEGLLLGALQAALTAANNLLGHDQFAVDAHQLGTWTASQEHLRVDGRSLRSTAHATKFFPCHDGWLRAHDSRPGHICPLAKCLHTDSPESLARTMTAQQAEHLIREYGGTAAAVRTPQEWLASEPGRVVSARPWIDFTVPSPSPTHTPEPPRPPGLPGIRIIDLTDLTLGPAAAQLLALLGADVLRVVPPNQEAPTGRQLDTGFGKRTAEIDLNSDSGRSRLDEIFSEADAVISSGYRRRDASSALDSTAIARRHPHLAVVDITAWGDSGPWQHEGGSDTIVQAATGIAQLYSRPVHSTEEPSDVDGTGSTLVWRPAPREPGTLPVQALNQATGYGAAAATLALIARRHTEGTAGTARLSLARTAHELLTLPSLDGPAQDIPGVLDEVDSEYGVLTYARPAVLTGGMPMDYAAPPA; this is encoded by the coding sequence ATGAAGGCTGCCCTTGCACAGCCCACAACAGCCGCCCCCGCGCTACACCGCCACTTGTCGCCGGTCAGCGGCAATATCGCGCGCGCCCACATCGCGCCCATCCTCGGCCCCCGCGTGTGGTGGGTCGGCCCCCTCGACGTCGAAGGGCTCCTCCTCGGCGCACTCCAAGCAGCACTCACCGCGGCCAACAACCTCCTCGGACACGACCAGTTCGCGGTCGACGCCCACCAACTCGGCACCTGGACCGCCTCCCAAGAACACCTACGCGTCGACGGACGCAGCCTGCGCTCCACCGCACACGCCACCAAATTCTTCCCCTGCCACGACGGATGGTTACGCGCACACGACAGCCGACCTGGACACATCTGCCCGCTGGCAAAATGCCTCCACACCGACAGCCCCGAATCCCTGGCCCGAACGATGACCGCGCAACAAGCCGAACATCTCATCCGGGAATACGGCGGCACAGCAGCCGCTGTACGCACGCCCCAGGAATGGCTGGCCTCAGAACCGGGCCGGGTCGTCAGTGCGCGCCCCTGGATCGACTTCACCGTGCCGAGCCCCTCCCCCACCCACACCCCTGAACCACCCCGGCCTCCCGGGCTCCCCGGAATACGGATCATCGACCTGACCGACCTCACACTGGGACCAGCCGCAGCTCAGCTCCTGGCCTTGCTCGGCGCCGACGTCCTCCGCGTCGTCCCCCCGAACCAGGAAGCACCGACCGGTCGGCAACTCGACACCGGATTCGGCAAACGCACCGCGGAAATCGACCTGAACTCCGACTCCGGACGGTCCAGACTCGACGAGATCTTCTCCGAAGCCGACGCCGTCATCAGCTCCGGATACCGACGCCGAGACGCCAGTTCCGCCCTCGACAGCACCGCTATCGCCCGACGACACCCCCACCTGGCCGTCGTCGACATCACCGCTTGGGGAGACAGCGGTCCGTGGCAACACGAAGGCGGCTCCGACACGATCGTCCAAGCGGCGACCGGAATAGCCCAGCTGTACTCCCGCCCCGTACACAGCACCGAAGAACCGTCCGATGTGGACGGCACCGGCTCCACCCTCGTCTGGCGACCCGCGCCCCGCGAACCAGGGACCCTGCCGGTACAAGCCCTCAACCAGGCCACCGGATACGGAGCAGCAGCCGCAACCCTCGCCCTCATCGCGCGACGACACACCGAAGGCACCGCCGGCACCGCCCGGCTCTCACTGGCACGGACAGCACACGAGCTGCTCACTCTCCCCAGCCTGGACGGGCCGGCTCAGGACATCCCCGGCGTACTCGACGAGGTCGACTCCGAATACGGGGTCCTCACCTACGCCCGCCCGGCCGTCCTGACCGGAGGAATGCCCATGGACTACGCGGCTCCCCCAGCATGA
- a CDS encoding Wzz/FepE/Etk N-terminal domain-containing protein: MTVGDIFHAVRRSWLFVLLCTLIGALGMFGISKISTPTYTASARVFVSVAASRGASDLSQGATFVQSQVASYADLATSPYVLDPVAKRLGIAGGAKDLTGRVTGSSSKETVLIDIKATDPEAQRSSTIADAIADELGTAVRQLAPRDADGRPMVQVVTVSRSGPPSAPQSPKTSRNTLTGGASGLLIGVLAACLWGFYRSHGDKEPAGDVPAKGKISAITSEPPVPAPKHEKKSAWRQRKKNKQTPPDVDKVLQGKEDLSPKAGKTPAARTPVQTPRPASPPSTEEQPDEPDTRSEQSGKRTPPQTEQPKVAEQSSSAAKRAAHVSLPTQPMASTKPTVTRAAATPAEDDDPAQKPRADLFRIPAARRPSSKMPSTDEPTVYIPPVPRAVEPSALKDSEERSSTEGESRDG; encoded by the coding sequence ATGACCGTCGGCGACATCTTCCACGCGGTACGTCGTTCCTGGCTGTTCGTGCTGCTGTGTACCCTGATCGGCGCTCTCGGGATGTTCGGGATCTCCAAGATCAGTACCCCCACCTACACGGCGTCGGCCAGAGTCTTCGTCTCGGTCGCCGCCAGCCGCGGCGCCTCCGACCTATCCCAGGGAGCGACTTTCGTTCAGTCGCAGGTAGCGTCATACGCCGACCTGGCGACCTCGCCGTACGTGCTGGACCCGGTTGCCAAACGTCTCGGGATCGCCGGAGGAGCGAAAGATCTGACCGGACGGGTCACCGGGTCTTCCTCCAAAGAAACCGTGCTGATCGACATCAAGGCCACAGACCCCGAAGCCCAGCGCAGCTCGACGATCGCCGACGCGATCGCCGACGAGCTAGGAACCGCGGTCAGACAACTCGCCCCTCGCGATGCCGACGGCCGCCCCATGGTGCAAGTGGTCACCGTCTCCCGATCCGGCCCGCCGAGCGCTCCGCAGAGCCCGAAAACCAGCCGTAACACGCTGACCGGTGGGGCCAGCGGTCTACTCATCGGAGTCCTTGCCGCCTGTTTGTGGGGCTTCTACCGTTCGCACGGGGACAAAGAACCAGCAGGTGACGTCCCTGCCAAGGGAAAGATCTCGGCGATCACCTCCGAGCCACCCGTGCCTGCGCCGAAGCACGAGAAGAAATCAGCGTGGCGTCAACGGAAGAAGAACAAGCAGACGCCCCCGGACGTCGACAAGGTCCTGCAGGGCAAAGAAGATCTTTCGCCGAAGGCCGGCAAAACACCCGCAGCTCGTACTCCGGTTCAGACACCTCGGCCTGCGAGCCCGCCGAGCACAGAGGAACAGCCCGACGAGCCGGACACCCGCTCCGAACAGAGCGGGAAGAGAACACCACCGCAGACCGAACAGCCAAAGGTCGCCGAGCAGTCCTCCTCGGCAGCGAAACGCGCAGCACACGTGTCACTGCCGACCCAGCCGATGGCATCCACCAAGCCAACCGTCACTCGAGCAGCCGCCACGCCCGCTGAAGACGACGACCCAGCTCAGAAGCCGCGAGCCGACCTCTTCCGCATCCCGGCTGCTCGTCGACCGAGCAGCAAAATGCCCTCCACCGACGAACCGACCGTCTACATCCCGCCGGTACCCCGCGCAGTCGAACCTTCGGCGCTGAAAGACTCCGAAGAACGGTCCTCCACCGAAGGAGAAAGCCGTGACGGCTGA
- the rfbA gene encoding glucose-1-phosphate thymidylyltransferase RfbA, translated as MRGIILAGGTGSRLHPITQGVSKQLVPVYDKPMIYYPLSTLILAGIRDILVITTPHDSESFARLLGDGSRFGISITYAQQPEPKGLAQAFTIGADFLDGHPAALVLGDNIFYGQGLGTHLSLAEQIDGALIFAYWVAHPSSYGVVEFDSDGRAISLEEKPVQPRSHYAIPGLYFYDNDVVEIARHLRPSARGELEITDINRTYLEQGRLKVVTLPRGTAWLDTGTFADLNDAGDFVRTIQARQGLQVGCPEEAAWRRGFLDDTGLEERAELLRKSGYGEYLMQLLARGDKVGVPGE; from the coding sequence ATGCGCGGGATCATTCTGGCCGGGGGGACAGGGTCGCGTCTGCACCCCATCACCCAGGGGGTGAGTAAACAGCTCGTTCCCGTGTACGACAAGCCGATGATCTATTACCCGTTGTCGACATTGATCCTGGCGGGTATCCGGGACATTCTCGTCATCACGACTCCGCACGACTCGGAGAGCTTCGCTCGGCTCCTCGGCGACGGTTCCCGGTTCGGGATCTCGATCACCTACGCACAGCAGCCCGAACCCAAAGGTCTGGCGCAGGCCTTCACCATCGGGGCGGATTTCCTCGACGGACACCCGGCGGCTCTTGTCTTGGGCGACAACATCTTCTACGGGCAGGGCTTGGGAACTCATCTCAGCCTGGCCGAGCAGATCGACGGAGCGTTGATCTTCGCCTACTGGGTGGCCCACCCCAGTTCGTACGGTGTCGTGGAGTTCGACAGTGACGGTCGCGCGATCTCCTTGGAGGAGAAACCTGTCCAGCCTCGTAGTCACTATGCGATTCCTGGCCTGTACTTCTACGACAACGATGTCGTGGAGATCGCCCGCCACCTACGTCCTTCGGCGAGAGGCGAGTTGGAGATCACCGACATCAACCGGACCTATCTGGAGCAGGGACGACTCAAAGTGGTGACCCTGCCTCGGGGGACGGCCTGGCTGGACACCGGGACCTTCGCCGATCTCAACGACGCCGGTGACTTCGTCCGGACCATTCAAGCCAGACAGGGTCTTCAGGTCGGCTGCCCAGAGGAAGCCGCCTGGCGGCGCGGCTTCCTCGATGACACCGGCTTGGAGGAACGCGCCGAACTGCTGCGTAAGTCCGGATACGGCGAATATCTGATGCAACTGTTGGCCCGCGGAGACAAGGTCGGTGTTCCTGGGGAATGA
- a CDS encoding glycerophosphodiester phosphodiesterase — MTAESEDQEKDPAEQNTQNSTGRISRRAVLLGGASLTGLAGAGVWAAARTLQSPPAPAAVATSPVANVDQWRRSAHGAVHIAHRGVAAVIPEHSLEGYTRAVEDGGTCMEISTVLTSDRILVCQHDLTLERTTNATGKVSARTNAQLAQVKAVQPGLGPRWQGNGAVGIATLEKVLDVVSDKAILCLEAKDDAGFPLLLETIRRRQLQDRIFIKVPVTSHRIEEASKAGLPVFAYYGTVEGLTPESVQQAAAKLSRHRDVLVLPARTIEGARTPEAPLAAAVRTGIPVWVHPVHRRSDIDYFRARMVQGFISSHVGYTSGTVPVRKTVAWGEGMLGPGDLVLDPYAEADRLEWPDPGTVRLRSRQKAASLLLGSLCPIASTEGSYRVEFDVRFDKAASNTSTSPGFVLAFCHLDDRYYDHEGGVGDGYHATLSPSGQLAIGAHHHGKKESDQLTADVAGSDQRWGRWARMRLEVSPGSIRWGFADGAGVQTTDTRWRGGYLHVGRTAGAPAVSIRSVAVS, encoded by the coding sequence GTGACGGCTGAATCCGAGGATCAAGAGAAAGACCCCGCAGAACAGAACACCCAGAACTCAACCGGCCGGATCTCCCGGCGGGCCGTTCTCCTCGGCGGGGCGAGCCTGACCGGTCTGGCCGGAGCCGGGGTATGGGCCGCAGCCCGCACCTTGCAGTCCCCTCCCGCGCCCGCAGCCGTCGCCACATCCCCGGTGGCCAACGTCGACCAGTGGCGACGTTCTGCACATGGAGCGGTGCATATCGCGCACCGAGGTGTCGCCGCAGTCATCCCTGAGCACAGCCTCGAGGGCTACACCAGGGCTGTCGAGGACGGCGGAACCTGTATGGAAATCTCTACCGTCCTCACCTCCGACCGCATCCTCGTCTGTCAACACGACCTCACCCTGGAACGCACCACCAATGCGACCGGGAAAGTATCGGCTAGAACCAACGCTCAACTGGCCCAAGTGAAAGCAGTGCAACCAGGGCTGGGGCCACGTTGGCAGGGCAATGGCGCCGTCGGCATCGCCACACTTGAAAAAGTGCTCGACGTCGTTTCCGACAAGGCCATCCTCTGCCTGGAAGCCAAGGACGACGCAGGCTTCCCGCTCCTGCTGGAGACCATCCGACGACGTCAACTACAGGACCGAATCTTCATCAAGGTCCCAGTGACCTCGCACCGGATCGAAGAGGCCAGCAAAGCAGGACTCCCCGTTTTCGCCTACTACGGCACCGTCGAAGGACTCACCCCCGAGAGCGTGCAACAGGCTGCAGCGAAACTCTCCAGGCACCGAGATGTCCTCGTCCTGCCAGCCCGCACCATCGAAGGAGCCCGGACCCCCGAAGCGCCCCTGGCCGCCGCAGTACGCACTGGTATCCCGGTCTGGGTACACCCGGTCCACCGGCGCAGCGACATCGACTACTTCCGTGCCCGCATGGTTCAAGGCTTCATCTCCTCCCACGTCGGCTACACCTCCGGGACAGTTCCCGTGAGGAAAACAGTGGCCTGGGGTGAGGGCATGCTCGGGCCGGGCGACCTCGTGCTCGACCCTTACGCGGAAGCCGACCGTCTCGAATGGCCCGACCCTGGAACAGTACGGCTGCGTTCCCGCCAGAAAGCCGCCTCCCTTCTCCTGGGCAGCCTGTGCCCGATCGCTTCGACAGAAGGCAGCTACCGGGTCGAGTTCGACGTCAGGTTCGACAAAGCAGCCTCGAACACCTCCACGAGCCCCGGTTTCGTCCTGGCCTTCTGCCACCTCGATGACCGCTACTACGACCACGAGGGCGGCGTCGGCGATGGCTACCACGCCACACTCTCCCCCTCAGGGCAGCTCGCCATCGGCGCGCACCACCACGGCAAGAAGGAGTCCGACCAGTTGACAGCCGATGTCGCCGGATCAGACCAACGGTGGGGCCGTTGGGCCCGGATGCGACTGGAAGTCAGTCCCGGCAGCATCCGCTGGGGATTCGCTGACGGCGCAGGTGTACAGACCACAGACACGCGCTGGCGGGGTGGATACCTGCATGTCGGGCGCACCGCAGGCGCTCCCGCAGTCAGCATCCGTTCCGTGGCGGTCTCGTGA
- a CDS encoding lipopolysaccharide biosynthesis protein, whose product MRGAATSLGGQILRVLIQTGSIVILARLLQPSEYGLIAMVMVIIGVGEIFRDFGLSSAAVQAPTLSDDERDALFWINTGLGVLLAVLLAVAAPLVALLFDEPALTGICQVLALTFVFNGAATQYRAGLTRELRFGALVVVDVAAQIGGVATAISLAAAGCGVWALAIQQVATGAVMMAALLATARWLPGRPRRGTDVRSFMTFGWYLVASQLVGYAANNADTFVIGLRLGKDPLGLYNRAFQLLMQSYNLVRVPITRVAVPVFARLQDDEIAYRRFLARGQLCLGYTLVVALAWVAGAAEPVVALLLGPDWSQVAPLLAWLAIAAAFDTLAFVGYWVYVSQGLTRDLMRFTFVASAIKITCVVTGSWFGLVGVAAGYALAPAVTWPVSLWWMGRCAGVVVDDLYLGALRIIVIAALSGGAAWVAVTLTSGWWSVAQILAGGLAGAAAVMVAALAVRRVRMDIGEVRSAVALIRR is encoded by the coding sequence ATGAGAGGGGCCGCCACCAGCCTGGGCGGACAGATCCTGCGGGTCCTGATCCAGACCGGCAGCATCGTGATCCTCGCCCGCCTGCTACAACCCTCCGAATACGGCCTGATCGCCATGGTCATGGTGATCATCGGCGTCGGCGAGATCTTCCGCGACTTCGGACTCAGCTCAGCCGCCGTCCAAGCACCGACCCTGTCCGACGACGAACGGGACGCCCTGTTCTGGATCAACACCGGGCTGGGCGTCCTCCTGGCAGTGCTCCTCGCCGTCGCAGCACCATTGGTCGCCTTGCTCTTCGACGAGCCAGCACTGACCGGGATCTGCCAGGTCCTGGCACTCACCTTCGTGTTCAACGGAGCAGCTACCCAGTACCGGGCCGGGCTGACGCGAGAACTGCGCTTCGGGGCCCTGGTCGTCGTCGACGTCGCGGCCCAAATCGGCGGGGTTGCCACGGCAATCTCACTGGCCGCCGCAGGATGTGGCGTGTGGGCCTTGGCGATTCAACAGGTCGCCACCGGTGCGGTGATGATGGCTGCACTCCTGGCCACCGCACGCTGGCTGCCAGGACGCCCCCGCCGGGGCACCGACGTACGCTCCTTCATGACCTTCGGCTGGTACCTGGTAGCCAGCCAACTCGTGGGATACGCGGCGAACAACGCCGACACTTTCGTCATCGGTCTGCGCCTGGGAAAAGACCCCCTAGGCCTCTACAACCGGGCCTTCCAACTCCTCATGCAGTCGTACAACCTGGTACGCGTCCCGATCACCAGGGTCGCCGTACCGGTCTTCGCCCGCCTGCAGGACGACGAGATCGCCTACCGTCGATTCCTGGCCCGCGGCCAACTCTGCCTCGGATACACGCTGGTCGTGGCGCTCGCATGGGTGGCCGGAGCCGCAGAGCCAGTCGTGGCCCTCCTCCTCGGCCCCGACTGGTCACAGGTCGCACCCCTGCTGGCCTGGCTGGCGATCGCCGCCGCCTTCGACACCCTGGCCTTCGTCGGCTACTGGGTCTACGTGTCCCAGGGATTGACCCGTGACCTGATGCGATTCACCTTCGTCGCCTCCGCGATCAAGATCACCTGCGTCGTCACAGGCTCGTGGTTCGGCCTCGTGGGAGTAGCCGCCGGGTATGCGCTGGCACCCGCAGTGACCTGGCCGGTGTCCTTGTGGTGGATGGGGCGATGCGCCGGTGTCGTCGTGGACGACCTCTACCTGGGCGCACTGCGGATCATCGTGATCGCCGCTCTGTCAGGTGGTGCGGCATGGGTGGCGGTAACCCTGACTTCCGGATGGTGGTCCGTGGCCCAGATCCTGGCCGGCGGACTGGCCGGTGCCGCTGCGGTCATGGTGGCGGCGCTCGCGGTTCGTCGGGTCCGTATGGATATCGGCGAAGTTCGTTCCGCTGTGGCTCTGATCCGCCGATGA
- a CDS encoding glycosyltransferase — protein sequence MNAGRIAIVVVNFNSAELLRANLVAVHQEMLSSTEPVLQDASIVVVDNWHSEQARADVQELCREQGWHCLPQESNGGFGHGMNAGVATARALGADLYLLLNPDAQIDAASIVELATAVDNDPMTLVGPVITKPDGSLWSDGHDLYLRNGNTLATRKRPAGETAAAPWLTGACLLISDALWHSVDGFAPDYFLYWEDVELSWRVRQLGGKVEVVRSAHAVHDEGATHRDHGRTGHSPTFIYYNVRNRLLFAARNLDRTGRERWVRTALPAARRMLLWSGRRAVLRQPRLLWAAVRGTLSGLWLMRYHQVRRTHASSLRPVRVLTSFPEPRPTTNPYIVMLKDALQARDDVELHTFSWRRALTGHYDVFHAHWPEILVSGHSPLKTAVRQLFFVMMLAAFRARGTVIVRTVHNLELPQGISSRQEKLLNLFESRTELRIRVNDSTPISNGAQATVPHGHYRSWFARDEQQQPTTGQVAFVGLIRRYKAVDQLIRAFREPRDNPSTTRLVVAGRPSTDELASEMSALADGDHRITLNLRFLTDEELVSTVTASELVVLPAPEMHNSGTVLMVLSLGRPVLVPDNEVNRRLAEEVGQGWVNTFTGTLTGRHLDEALESCARRTPEPCLDAREWPEAAALHTAAYRAAVRGALSEYDNRMVTSVPVGVDKELDAYEVKQTEGR from the coding sequence ATGAACGCGGGTCGGATCGCGATCGTCGTCGTCAACTTCAACTCCGCTGAACTGCTACGAGCCAACCTGGTTGCTGTTCATCAAGAGATGCTGTCCTCGACCGAACCTGTCCTGCAGGATGCCTCGATCGTGGTCGTCGACAACTGGCATAGCGAACAAGCCCGTGCTGACGTGCAGGAACTCTGCCGAGAACAGGGATGGCACTGCCTCCCCCAAGAGAGCAACGGCGGCTTCGGGCACGGCATGAACGCCGGCGTCGCCACAGCCCGTGCCCTTGGAGCTGACCTCTACCTCCTGCTGAATCCGGACGCTCAGATCGACGCAGCCTCGATCGTCGAACTCGCCACTGCTGTCGACAACGACCCGATGACCTTGGTCGGACCGGTGATCACCAAGCCTGACGGTTCCCTGTGGTCCGACGGACACGACCTGTACCTGCGCAACGGGAACACCTTGGCCACACGCAAACGACCAGCTGGAGAAACTGCCGCTGCACCCTGGCTGACCGGAGCCTGCCTCCTGATCAGCGACGCTCTGTGGCACTCGGTCGACGGGTTCGCTCCCGACTACTTCCTCTACTGGGAAGACGTCGAACTCTCATGGCGGGTGAGGCAGCTGGGCGGCAAAGTCGAGGTCGTCCGTAGCGCGCACGCCGTTCATGACGAAGGGGCGACCCACCGCGACCACGGGCGTACCGGGCACTCGCCCACCTTTATCTACTACAACGTACGTAACCGCCTGCTTTTCGCAGCCCGTAATCTCGACCGGACCGGCCGGGAACGGTGGGTGCGCACCGCACTACCCGCCGCCCGACGGATGCTGTTGTGGAGCGGACGTCGAGCCGTGTTACGTCAACCCCGACTCCTCTGGGCTGCCGTTCGGGGAACGCTGTCCGGGCTATGGCTGATGCGTTACCACCAGGTGCGGAGAACCCACGCATCGAGCCTTCGGCCCGTTCGGGTGCTGACCTCCTTTCCCGAGCCGCGCCCGACGACCAACCCGTACATCGTCATGCTCAAGGACGCCCTTCAAGCTCGAGACGATGTCGAGTTGCACACCTTCAGCTGGCGACGGGCACTGACCGGTCATTACGACGTCTTCCATGCACACTGGCCGGAGATCCTGGTCAGCGGACACTCACCGTTGAAGACCGCTGTCCGTCAGCTGTTCTTCGTGATGATGCTGGCCGCCTTCCGGGCCCGTGGCACCGTGATCGTCCGCACTGTCCACAACCTCGAGCTGCCGCAGGGAATCTCCTCACGGCAAGAAAAACTGCTCAACCTCTTCGAGTCCCGTACCGAACTGCGCATCAGGGTCAACGACAGCACCCCGATCAGTAATGGCGCCCAGGCCACCGTCCCGCATGGCCACTATCGAAGCTGGTTCGCTCGTGACGAACAGCAGCAGCCCACGACCGGTCAGGTGGCTTTCGTGGGCCTGATCCGGCGCTACAAAGCTGTCGATCAGCTCATTCGGGCCTTCCGGGAACCCCGAGACAACCCCAGCACGACCAGGCTTGTCGTCGCCGGTCGACCTTCCACCGACGAACTCGCCTCCGAGATGAGCGCACTCGCCGATGGCGATCACCGCATCACCTTGAACCTCAGGTTCCTCACCGACGAAGAGCTCGTCTCCACCGTGACGGCAAGCGAACTGGTCGTTCTCCCCGCGCCGGAGATGCACAACTCCGGGACCGTTCTGATGGTGCTGTCCTTGGGGCGGCCTGTTCTCGTGCCAGACAACGAAGTCAACCGTCGACTCGCCGAAGAAGTCGGCCAAGGATGGGTGAACACCTTCACCGGGACCCTCACCGGACGCCACCTCGACGAAGCACTCGAATCCTGCGCTCGACGTACTCCCGAGCCCTGCCTCGACGCTCGTGAGTGGCCCGAAGCGGCAGCTCTGCATACCGCCGCCTACCGAGCTGCGGTTCGAGGCGCGCTCTCCGAATACGACAACCGGATGGTCACATCCGTACCCGTAGGTGTCGATAAGGAGCTTGATGCCTACGAGGTGAAACAGACGGAAGGACGGTGA